Proteins encoded together in one Oryzias latipes chromosome 11, ASM223467v1 window:
- the polr2k gene encoding DNA-directed RNA polymerases I, II, and III subunit RPABC4, producing the protein MDAQKDLQPPKQQPMIYICGECHTENEIKARDPIRCRECGYRIMYKKRTKRLVVFDAR; encoded by the exons ATGGACGCACAGAAAGATTTGCAGCCGCCCAAGCAGCAGCCTATGATCTACATTTGTGGAG aATGTCAcactgaaaatgaaatcaagGCTCGAGACCCCATCAGGTGCAGAGAGTGTGGCTACAGGATCATGTACAAGAAGAGAACAAAGAGAT TGGTTGTTTTTGATGCCCGGTGA
- the LOC101158289 gene encoding sperm-associated antigen 1A, whose protein sequence is MGNAQEKPPGGGGGAKGAHHGGPAGGKPQNHKAPEKGLSNGSPQDNNSPAGRKEEQASPAVDTSYLDAPAGALPPHLARLKNEGNHLFKHGQFGEALGKYTQAIEGCAEAGVDSPDDLCILYSNRAACYLKDGNSADCIQDCTKALELQPYSLKPLLRRAMAYESLERYRKAYVDYKTVLQMDTGIQAAHDSVHRITKMLIEEDGPEWREKLPEIPAVPLSVQQQHREKPASIEQAQARAARAAQVDARKEEARFSLLKQEGNGLVKKGLFQEALQKYSECLALKPDDCALYTNRAICYLKLLNYEEAKQDCDSAIRLDPTNKKAFYRRALAFKGLQDYLSASSDLQEVLQLDPNVGEAEQELEEVTSLLRQSLMENAAKG, encoded by the exons ATGGGGAACGCGCAGGAGAAACCCCCAGGAGGAGGCGGCGGGGCAAAGGGGGCCCATCATGGAGGCCCGGCGGGGGGGAAACCCCAGAACCACAAAGCTCCAGAGAAGGGGCTGTCCAACGGCTCTCCGCAAGACAACAACAGCCCCGCCGGCCGGAAAGAGGAGCAGGCCAGCCCCGCAGTGGATACGAGTTACCTGGATGCTCCAGCCGGGGCCCTACCCCCCCACCTGGCCCGGCTGAAAAATGAGGGGAACCACCTCTTTAAACACGGCCAGTTCGGAGAGGCGCTGGGGAAGTACACGCAGGCCATCGAAGGATGTGCTGAGGCAG GGGTTGATAGTCCAGACGACCTGTGCATTCTCTACTCCAACAGAGCTGCATGCTACCTGAAGGATGGAAACAGCGCCGACTGCATACAGGACTGTACCAA GGCTTTGGAGCTTCAGCCCTACTCCTTGAAGCCTCTGCTGCGCAGAGCCATGGCTTATGAGTCACTGGAGCGCTACAGGAAGGCCTACGTGGATTACAAGACTGTGCTGCAGATGGACACTGGGATACAAGCTGCTCACGACAGCGTCCACAG GATCACAAAGATGCTGATTGAGGAGGACGGGCCTGAGTGGCGGGAGAAACTTCCAGAGATTCCCGCCGTTCCTCTCTCTGTTCAGCAACAGCACCGAGAAAAACCAGCCAGCATCGAGCAGGCACAGGCGCGCGCCGCCAGGGCCGCACAGGTGGACG cCAGAAAAGAAGAGGCCCGGTTCAGTTTACTGAAGCAGGAAGGAAATGGTTTGGTCAAGAAAGGACTCTTCCAGGAAGCTCTGCAGAAGTACAGTGAATGTCTGGCATTGAAACCAGATGATTGCGCCCTTTACACTAACAG AGCCATTTGTTATTTAAAGCTGCTCAACTATGAAGAAGCCAAACAGGACTGCGACTCTGCAATACGACTGGATCCAACCAACAAGAAAGCCTTCTACAGACGAGCCCTGGCCTTTAAGGGGCTGCAG GATTACCTGTCGGCCAGCAGTGACCTCCAGGAGGTTCTCCAGTTGGACCCCAACGTGGGGGAGGCCgagcaggagctggaggaggtgaCAAGTTTGTTGAGGCAGAGTCTGATGGAGAACGCAGCAAAG GGATGA
- the LOC101158540 gene encoding E3 ubiquitin-protein ligase RNF19A — MWGSSSGTPGIMSSLHQHPYGRSGSERDLHSAASSVSLPSVRKTPKKRRLSLHSLFGRRRRPDRDPRRKLRASQSGGGADGIVSIESTQSETCHDRTSTYSPVDVASTSSGCSPELMECPLCLLRLPRERFPDIMTCHHRSCADCLRQYLRIEISESRVNISCPECSERFNPHDIQMILGDRALMEKYEEFMLRRWLVAEPDCRWCPAPDCGYAVIAFGCASCPKITCGRKGCGTEFCYHCKQLWHPNQTCDTARQQRAQNLRLRAFRSSSLSYSQESGAAGDDIKPCPRCSAYIIKMNDGSCNHMTCAVCGCEFCWLCMKEISDLHYLSPSGCTFWGKKPWSRKKKILWQLGTLVGAPVGIALIAGIAIPAMIIGIPVYVGRKIHNRYEGKDINKHKRNLVIAGGVTLSVLVSPVVAAVTVGIGVPIMLAYVYGVVPISLCRSGGCGVSAGNGKGVRIEFDDENDNIGSGAAATDTTSVAETRLNNPSLGDAASVGGLTGLSVSGTHMERCGVSTAQRDNMSDNASTTALAGTSITGSLSGSCYNRMEVQADVQKERCSLSGESATVSLGTISDNASTKAMAGSILNAYTPLERDNSLEVQADVESKHGKVRHGSASSSLDEANCSSSSTAGVKRASSLSGCSGAQPSNSCCTSPPCSEEPSTSAGKTSKSQLWKASSSEEEEAKANESQGEMDTQNVEQRSTNSSEFDSPSLSGSLPSVADSHWSCFSSEHFSSSPLSSPREGSNNTFLYINEESVDGAVEALPRRLNQEASRNISAHPVSPVRKHCIQTDI, encoded by the exons ATGTGGGGATCCTCTAGTGGGACTCCTGGCATCATGAGCAGTTTGCATCAGCATCCCTATGGCAGGTCAGGCTCAGAGCGGGACCTTCACTCTGCTGCCTCCTCTGTCAGCCTTCCCTCTGTGCGAAAGACTCCTAAGAAACGCCGTCTGTCTCTCCACTCCCTCTTTGGAAGAAGACGGCGACCTGACCGTGACCCCAGGCGAAAGTTGAGGGCGTCGCAGTCAGGAGGTGGTGCAGATGGCATCGTTAGCATCGAAAGCACACAATCGGAGACTTGTCACGACAGAACGTCAACCTATTCTCCAGTAGATGTAGCCTCAACCTCCTCAGGCTGTTCCCCAGAGCTGATGGAGTGCCCTCTGTGTTTACTGCGTCTGCCACGCGAGCGCTTCCCGGACATCATGACCTGCCACCACCGATCCTGCGCAGACTGTCTGCGGCAGTATTTGCGCATTGAAATCTCAGAGTCACGGGTCAACATCAGCTGCCCCGAGTGTTCAGAGCGCTTCAATCCCCACGACATCCAGATGATCCTCGGAGACCGAGCGCTCATGGAAAAGTATGAGGAGTTCATGCTGAGGAGGTGGTTGGTGGCCGAGCCCGACTGCCGCTGGTGTCCTGCCCCGGATTGCGG CTATGCAGTCATTGCTTTTGGCTGCGCCAGCTGCCCGAAGATCACCTGTGGGCGTAAGGGCTGCGGGACGGAGTTCTGCTACCACTGCAAACAGCTGTGGCATCCCAACCAAACATGCGACACGGCACGTCAGCAGAGAGCCCAGAACCTCCGGCTGAGGGCTTTCAGGTCCTCGTCTCTCAGCTACAGCCAAGAAAGCGGAGCAGCAG GTGATGACATCAAACCGTGCCCTCGCTGCTCAGCCTACATCATCAAGATGAATGATGGAAGCTGTAATCACATGACCTGCGCCGTCTGCGGCTGTGAGTTTTGTTGGCTGTGCATGAAGGAGATCTCTGACCTGCACTATTTAAG TCCGTCAGGCTGCACCTTCTGGGGAAAGAAGCCGTggagcaggaagaagaagattctGTGGCAGCTTGGCACCTTGGTGGGCGCGCCTGTGGGTATCGCCCTCATTGCTGGCATCGCCATCCCAGCAATGATCATTGGCATCCCGGTGTATGTGGGTCGAAAG ATCCATAATCGCTATGAAGGCAAAGACATCAACAAACACAAGAGGAACCTGGTGATCGCTGGTGGAGTGACGCTGTCGGTGCTGGTGTCACCCGTGGTTGCTGCAGTCACTGTTG GTATCGGTGTTCCCATCATGCTTGCGTACGTCTACGGAGTGGTGCCCATTTCCTTATGCCGGAGCGGCGGCTGCGGCGTTTCTGCCGGAAATGGCAAAGGAGTACGGATTGAGTTTGACGATGAAAATGACAACATAGGCAGTGGCGCCGCAGCAACAG ACACGACTTCAGTGGCTGAGACTCGGCTCAACAATCCCAGCCTCGGTGACGCGGCGAGCGTTGGTGGTTTGACGGGCCTGAGTGTGAGCGGAACCCACATGGAACGCTGCGGCGTGAGCACCGCTCAGCGGGACAACATGAGCGACAACGCCAGCACCACGGCCCTAGCCGGGACCAGCATCACTGGAAGCCTGTCTGGCAGCTGCTACAACAG gatgGAGGTGCAGGCCGACGTCCAGAAGGAGCGTTGCAGTCTGAGCGGCGAATCGGCAACCGTCAGTCTGGGAACTATAAGCGACAACGCCAGCACAAAAGCCATGGCGGGATCTATCCTCAATGCCTACACGCCTCTGGAAAG AGATAACAGTCTGGAGGTGCAGGCAGACGTGGAGTCAAAACACGGAAAGGTGAGGCACGGCAGCGCCAGCAGCAGCCTGGATGAAGccaactgcagcagcagcagcacggcGGGGGTTAAAAGAGCCAGCAGTCTCTCTGGCTGCTCCGGCGCTCAGCCCAGCAACTCCTGCTGCACCTCACCGCCTTGCTCTGAGGAGCCTTCCACGTCAGCGGGTAAGACCTCCAAGAGTCAGCTTTGGAAGGCGAGCAGCAGCGAAGAAGAGGAGGCAAAAGCGAACGAATCGCAGGGGGAGATGGACACTCAGAACGTGGAACAGCGCAGCACCAACTCTTCCGAGTTTGATTCGCCGTCCTTGAGCGGCAGCCTCCCGTCTGTGGCCGACTCGCACTGGAGCTGCTTTTCGTCAGAGCACTTTTCTTCATCGCCACTTTCTTCACCCAGAGAAGGAAGCAACAACACCTTCCTGTACATCAACGAGGAGAGTGTCGACGGCGCGGTGGAGGCACTGCCGAGGAGACTCAACCAGGAAGCTTCCAGAAACATTTCTGCACATCCTGTGAGCCCAGTGAGGAAGCACTGTATACAAACAGACATCTAA